Genomic window (Dictyoglomus thermophilum H-6-12):
AAGGTATAAAGCTTAGAACTCCTCCCTTTTTGTATCTTACTCTGCCATTCTGGTATACAATAATAGTGCCTTTATCTTTTCCCTCCATGATTTCTAATCTTATTTTGTCGGGTTTTTGAAAATAGTACTCATAGGTTATATTTTCCTCATTATTTCCAGCTTTGTTATATACTTCAAGAATGCAAGAAAAGGTTTTTAGATTTTTATAGGATGAAATTGTTTTTTGCAGAATTTCTTCGTAGGATATAGCAAAGGAGGGTTTGTTTGTCCCCAATAAGGTGAGAACGAATAATAATAAAATTATGTATTTTATAAATCTTATTTTTCTCATATTTCCTCTATTTTGACCTGTTCAAAAGTCTCTATGGTTCCATAGATGTCTTTACCAAAATACAAAAGGGGTTTAAATTTTTCAGGAATGTATGTGTTTTTAAAAATTTCTTCATGGGCTTGGGCGTATTGTACTCTGCCAATTATAAGGTGGTGATCTGCAGGAAGTTCAATAATCTTTTCAAGAGTACATTCGATATGAGCTAAACATTCTTTTATTATAGGCGATTTTATTTTATTGGCTGGAATGGGAGTGAGATTTGCTTTTTTAAATTTATTCACTTTCCTTCCTGAGAATCTTCCGCAAATAAAAACAGCTTTTCTTAAAGAATAATCGGGTATGTTTATTGCAAAGTCTCCTGTTTCTTTTATAAGTTCGTAGGTATATCTTTCAGGTCTTAAGCTTATACTGATAAGAGGAGGATTTATACTTATAGGCGTAATCCAAGATGCAGACATTACATTTGGATTATTATTTTTTCCAATACTTGTTATTAAAATCCCTGGTAAAGGGTGTAAAAGATATACAAAATTTGTTTTTACTTCATGATACATGAGAATCAACTCCTATATTTTTAATATCCACTCGAAGTCATAATTTTTAGCTGTAAAGACCCCATTTTTATACTCTAATTTTTCTGTTTCTAAAAAGACTATAATTTGGGATCCAAATTTATTAAGGTCCTTTGTTTTATTATATTCTTTTATTGCAGAAAGAGGAAAGGTTAGGAATAGGGTTTTTCCATTATATAAGTCTTTATCATCTTCAGTGTAAAGTACTATGTTGATGGTTGTTTTATCAGGGAGTTCTGAAGAGTTTAGTATGTTTACCAGATTTTTAAGAATTCTGTTTATCATAGAAGGATAAGGTAAACCTTTTTGTTGTAGTTTTGTATAAAAAGATAGATTTAGTCCAATAGCAGGGTGATATATGGGTATACTCATCTTAAAGGTATCATCCAGAGATTTGAGATCTTTTTCTAAATTTCCTTTAGATAGATTACTAAAAGTTAAAGCATGTAGAACAAAAATTGTAGCTGGTTTTTTAGGCGGTTGAGTCTTTGTGGTAGTTTGGGTCTGAGCAAAAATTATAGTTGATAAAAACAGTATCAGGGTAAATATGAAAATATAATTTTTTCTCATTGGTCTTATGCCTCCTATAAATTAATTTAACTTTTAAGTATTATATAATAGTTTATCATGAATAACCAATTTGATAGCGAAAAGAAAATATTCATAATACCATCCAGAAAGAAAAAAGAATTTCTCGAAAGAATTGAGAAAGATCTCAACGAAGAACAAAGAAAAGTAGTTTTAGAGGCAGATGGTCCTTCTTTGGTTATTGCTGGACCAGGTTCCGGAAAAACAAGGACTATTGTTTATAGAGTAGGCTATCTTGTAGCTCTTGGCTATTCTCCAAAAAACATTATGCTTTTAACCTTTACTAACCAGGCTGCAAGACATATGATTAACAGGACTCAGGCTCTTATAAGGGAGAGTATTGAAGAGATTTGGGGTGGTACTTTTCATCATGTGGGAAATAGAATATTGAGAGTTTATGGCAAGATAATAGGCATTAATGAGCAATATAACATTCTTGATAGAGAAGATTCATTGGATCTCATTGATGAATGTCTTGAGGAGTTATTTCCAGAAGAGAATCTTGGTAAAGGAATCTTGGGTGAGCTTTTTAGCTATAAGGTAAATACAGGAAAGAATTGGGATGAAGTTTTAAAGATAAAGGCACCTCAGATAATAGATAAAATTGAGATTGTGCAGAAGGTTTTTGAGAGATATGAGAAAAGGAAAAGAGAGCTTAATGTTCTTGATTATGATGATCTACTTTTCTTTTGGTATAGATTGCTTTTGGAGAGTGAAAAGACGAGGAAGATTTTAAATGACAGATTTTTATATATTCTTGTGGATGAGTACCAAGATACTAATTGGCTTCAGGGAGAAATCATAAGGCTTACGCGAGAGGAAAATAAGAATATATTGGTAGTAGGAGACGATGCTCAAAGTATATACTCTTTTAGAGGAGCAACCATCGAAAACATCTTATCTTTTCCAGAAATTTTTCCAGGCACACGGATTTTTTATTTGGTTTTCAATTATAGGAGCACTCCTGAAATAATAAATCTTGCAAATGAGATAATTAAAAGGAATACAAGACAATATTTTAAAGAGATAAAACCTGTTTTGAAAAGTGGAAGTAAGCCAAAACTTGTATGGGTGAGGGATGATGAGGAGGAAGCACAATTTGTAGTAGAGGTTATAA
Coding sequences:
- a CDS encoding flavin reductase family protein; the protein is MYHEVKTNFVYLLHPLPGILITSIGKNNNPNVMSASWITPISINPPLISISLRPERYTYELIKETGDFAINIPDYSLRKAVFICGRFSGRKVNKFKKANLTPIPANKIKSPIIKECLAHIECTLEKIIELPADHHLIIGRVQYAQAHEEIFKNTYIPEKFKPLLYFGKDIYGTIETFEQVKIEEI
- a CDS encoding ATP-dependent helicase — its product is MNNQFDSEKKIFIIPSRKKKEFLERIEKDLNEEQRKVVLEADGPSLVIAGPGSGKTRTIVYRVGYLVALGYSPKNIMLLTFTNQAARHMINRTQALIRESIEEIWGGTFHHVGNRILRVYGKIIGINEQYNILDREDSLDLIDECLEELFPEENLGKGILGELFSYKVNTGKNWDEVLKIKAPQIIDKIEIVQKVFERYEKRKRELNVLDYDDLLFFWYRLLLESEKTRKILNDRFLYILVDEYQDTNWLQGEIIRLTREENKNILVVGDDAQSIYSFRGATIENILSFPEIFPGTRIFYLVFNYRSTPEIINLANEIIKRNTRQYFKEIKPVLKSGSKPKLVWVRDDEEEAQFVVEVIKELHKEGVKYKDIGVLFRSNYHSMAVQMELTLQGIPYEVRGGLRFFEQAHIKDMISLLKILFNPQDEISAQRFFKLFPGIGRAYAKKLSQVLKESKDFDKIFQMQFSGRTLEGLRILKNIWDKIKVIPVQNFSEILRVFFNEYYKDYLERNYPDFKDREKDVDQLILLSERYDDLEKFLSELTLYTYAGEKLLEEEEEEKDFVVLSTIHQAKGLEWHAVFILRLVQGDFPSYKSMDNIEEERRLFYVAVTRAKRELYVITYLTRKVKDMNVFTKPSIFLEELPYKELFEEWIVQREI